The following proteins are encoded in a genomic region of Sorangiineae bacterium MSr12523:
- a CDS encoding tetratricopeptide repeat protein, whose product MRKLLDELTERLRSFITQEKDKVLLVIELLDASNGLVVKTVDTLDDEVGDMLWLFVDGFTSSADYADRIAWRVYEKRERASKLLEKAKEPLWPSLPREAFERSLSPVARVRSLMLYVRALSPDLDAVRVVWGMFPGHIADSAGYRAFVFELMAHEFPNPWCHHIRVLIRDDAVRPALGDAQTQLRGTLLYTPRLGPEDFERAVEDHAADPNVALEERMPALLTLAGLDYAHKRFPQAIDKYQLAARYYGGTGRLALHALALNGVGEVHARAERPNEALAYFESALTPAFQRLEQANDPGKVDAIPVLLNITLNLGNLYLSQRRWTEAGGYYQAAKDIAHAMANTQVEVQCAENIGVCYFELGQHVEALQAWEQGSAVARTFEAYEHLHRLLVRQRDACGALRAAERYEAVSAELHQLDAHLAKARRAS is encoded by the coding sequence ATGCGCAAATTGCTCGACGAGCTGACGGAGCGACTGCGGTCGTTCATCACCCAGGAGAAGGACAAGGTGCTTTTGGTCATCGAGCTCCTCGATGCGTCAAACGGCCTTGTGGTCAAGACAGTCGACACACTCGACGACGAGGTGGGCGACATGCTTTGGCTCTTCGTCGATGGCTTCACCAGCAGCGCCGACTATGCGGATCGGATCGCCTGGCGCGTTTATGAGAAGCGCGAACGAGCATCCAAACTGCTCGAAAAGGCGAAGGAGCCCCTTTGGCCTTCGCTTCCACGGGAAGCCTTCGAGCGCTCGCTTTCGCCCGTGGCTCGTGTGCGGAGCTTGATGCTTTACGTGAGGGCCCTTTCTCCCGATCTCGATGCCGTTCGGGTCGTGTGGGGGATGTTTCCCGGGCACATCGCCGACTCGGCTGGGTACCGCGCGTTCGTCTTCGAGCTGATGGCGCACGAGTTTCCGAATCCGTGGTGTCATCACATTCGGGTGCTCATTCGGGATGATGCAGTTCGGCCCGCGCTCGGGGATGCACAGACCCAGCTACGCGGTACGCTACTCTACACGCCACGCCTCGGACCCGAAGATTTCGAACGAGCCGTGGAGGACCACGCTGCCGACCCCAACGTGGCTCTCGAAGAGCGCATGCCGGCCCTCTTGACCTTGGCAGGGCTCGACTATGCACATAAGCGCTTTCCGCAAGCGATCGACAAGTACCAGCTCGCCGCCCGCTACTACGGCGGGACGGGGCGACTTGCGCTGCACGCGCTGGCACTCAACGGCGTCGGCGAGGTGCACGCGCGCGCCGAGCGACCGAATGAAGCGCTCGCGTACTTCGAATCCGCACTCACGCCTGCGTTTCAGCGCCTCGAGCAGGCCAACGATCCCGGGAAGGTGGATGCTATTCCGGTTCTCCTAAACATCACCCTGAACCTGGGGAACCTTTACCTCTCGCAGAGGCGGTGGACCGAGGCGGGCGGATACTACCAGGCAGCAAAGGACATCGCGCACGCGATGGCCAACACGCAGGTCGAGGTACAATGCGCCGAGAACATTGGCGTCTGCTACTTCGAGCTTGGCCAGCACGTCGAGGCGCTCCAGGCGTGGGAACAAGGAAGCGCTGTCGCGCGAACGTTCGAAGCCTACGAACACTTGCACCGTCTCCTCGTGCGTCAACGCGACGCATGCGGCGCCCTGCGCGCCGCCGAACGGTACGAAGCCGTGAGCGCTGAGTTGCACCAACTTGATGCCCATCTCGCGAAGGCGCGGAGGGCATCATGA
- a CDS encoding PAAR domain-containing protein, translated as MSWQSFTESAMPALTQNVESAIAPFKLASPSPAAGGAAGAGGGGAGGGGGGAGSGAGGGGGAGSGGGEQTPPRPPNALRKAQDVAGAAMGLLSLPIEMINTGVAMATAQVAALFPHLPAATMGSMYVAPPHGHTHPPSFTPPATPAPVPLPSFGVVLLGCTIKVLINYIPAARAGDIGLALTCVGLLPMFEIKTGSSQVFIGGMRAARMLDFAQACFPSEGGPVRAALKGMLSVGTAVGVLGIAADIADAKEEPDPEMQKADAIAAAIDAAAMAVDTAAMAISASMGSDMAVPPTRGVLLTGAPNVLIGGFPMPNIPDPMQKLIRKIKGKFKKKTGEEGGGADMPGGCRCRAG; from the coding sequence ATGAGCTGGCAGTCCTTCACCGAATCGGCGATGCCCGCGCTCACCCAAAACGTGGAAAGCGCGATCGCACCGTTCAAGTTGGCCAGTCCGTCGCCGGCGGCAGGCGGAGCTGCCGGCGCGGGTGGTGGTGGTGCTGGCGGTGGCGGAGGAGGGGCTGGTAGTGGCGCAGGGGGAGGGGGTGGTGCCGGCTCCGGAGGCGGCGAGCAGACGCCGCCGCGACCCCCGAATGCACTGCGCAAGGCGCAGGATGTGGCGGGGGCAGCCATGGGGCTTCTGAGCCTCCCCATCGAAATGATCAACACGGGCGTGGCGATGGCCACGGCCCAAGTGGCGGCTCTTTTCCCTCATCTCCCCGCAGCCACTATGGGCTCGATGTACGTCGCGCCTCCTCACGGCCATACGCACCCACCGAGCTTTACACCGCCGGCGACGCCGGCGCCGGTGCCTCTCCCCAGCTTTGGGGTCGTCCTCTTGGGATGCACGATCAAGGTGCTCATCAACTACATCCCGGCGGCCCGGGCAGGGGACATTGGCCTTGCTCTGACGTGCGTGGGGCTCCTACCCATGTTCGAAATAAAGACCGGCTCCTCGCAAGTCTTCATCGGAGGTATGCGCGCGGCGCGCATGCTGGATTTCGCGCAGGCGTGTTTCCCATCGGAGGGCGGCCCGGTACGCGCGGCGTTGAAGGGTATGCTCAGCGTCGGTACCGCCGTGGGGGTCCTCGGCATCGCCGCCGATATCGCGGACGCCAAGGAAGAACCCGATCCCGAGATGCAGAAGGCCGACGCGATCGCGGCTGCCATTGACGCTGCTGCAATGGCCGTCGATACCGCAGCCATGGCGATCAGCGCATCGATGGGCAGCGACATGGCAGTGCCGCCGACGCGCGGCGTCCTACTCACGGGTGCTCCGAACGTGCTTATCGGCGGATTCCCCATGCCCAACATCCCCGACCCTATGCAGAAATTGATTCGAAAGATTAAGGGCAAGTTCAAAAAGAAGACAGGCGAGGAGGGCGGGGGAGCCGACATGCCGGGTGGATGCCGCTGCAGGGCTGGATGA
- a CDS encoding DUF6531 domain-containing protein gives MPLQGWMTMTCRFREDALRYVGDPVDVITGALIDATYDFRLEVPFPFEFVRHYNSNNCEENRGLGWGHRHDFDHELQFTYDNTVGYVGPDGTRISFRFPQEDGARTTHAGYQLERVRLNAYNVHLPDERILEFEMWRADCPARLVAMANSAGKTHIYYDGTTALISSFSDSLGRTIRVDWVQVPDPFRPGVTRAQMAAFVLLHTSQPSGPSEEVLLWYKYDPNGHLVGGADRYRGSFAFEYDATGRMSKLVDRRGYAFHYAYDNRGRCIYSGAEDQVEEVRLQYLDGATVVFLADGGQWLYEHHDGYLARMVDPYGGEYRRELDDAGKLAAETDASGRRFEIVRDATGKAIGRADSAGHIWPLDSWPGPPAHYVAATAREWEYGSLLSGNHGLPIRRHLELDLLPAFIIDALTPPATGKFSVDFAERWQETTVHDPQGLRLRVERSNGERRSWSYDASANRTRFTDFDGSSWRWTYESWNRIKQIINPLGAIVDVTHSRRLMPLRVIDPSGFTTEYRYDLRNRLSGVFRDGVVHETYSYDAADELAEKRDRHGRILLRFEREDDGRRVTIAFGDGGRHELVYTAGRQIASASATQAGTSDTYAFEYSIWGQRVRDERNSRGVLRGFDGGELTEIRVLDRFITRYERKHRNRIDITDPTGATHSIQTCQGGVVRRRMSNGVTEVTQFHPGGDCLAKFVYTSAPHTWTRLFERSGEGDVRAIHDSARGTHRYSYDAAHRLIGETLPSGETRTFRYSLSDTLIEAPGLKGATVGRQRLSDANGSRFEYDHRDNLSVRHTSAGTFRLTHNARDQLVSIEGPAFRWSARYDVLGRRIETDFNGTITTFYWDVDRLAAEVESTGRVRVYVYADDLAMAPVAFIDYEHIDADPRSGRRYFVFGNHLGAPEIVHDDAGNVVWRARYEAYGAAHVEIGQNFHQPLRWPGHYFDIPTGLHYVRFRYYSPELGHFLETDPQGLRGGFNLYGYGSANPVRHVDVRGLSNACPETSKPQDQTEGGPDKQSEHLPRPLDEHEKALSERLKKMSDGELRDYVKERSKALRDAYDKAHPKKGEQSDDPLQEKRICFSVGVTEDAHGNRRVIVTSSSNHQQVPNSVKDAMHPGERVREAPPRLVEEGRGPNPNHRKGGPKSRLTNPESKQKLGEYDKNGNREGDYSKKLPNDPKGETRHHAEQRMENGADENNETVLTQQPTLPCCKGTGSCTEALGNAGKLDKIPEPVNKL, from the coding sequence ATGCCGCTGCAGGGCTGGATGACGATGACCTGTCGCTTTCGCGAGGACGCGCTTCGCTACGTCGGCGATCCGGTCGACGTCATTACCGGTGCTCTCATCGACGCCACTTACGATTTTCGGCTCGAGGTGCCGTTCCCGTTCGAGTTCGTCCGGCACTACAACAGCAACAATTGCGAGGAGAACCGGGGCCTCGGCTGGGGACATCGACACGACTTCGACCACGAGCTCCAATTCACCTACGACAACACCGTCGGGTACGTCGGCCCCGACGGTACGCGCATCTCGTTTCGTTTCCCACAGGAGGACGGAGCCCGAACGACGCACGCTGGCTATCAACTCGAACGTGTCCGGCTGAACGCCTACAACGTACACCTTCCGGACGAACGCATTCTCGAGTTCGAAATGTGGCGCGCGGACTGCCCCGCGCGCCTGGTAGCGATGGCGAATTCGGCCGGCAAGACGCACATCTACTACGACGGGACGACGGCACTGATTTCGTCGTTCTCGGACTCTCTCGGACGAACGATCCGAGTTGATTGGGTCCAGGTGCCGGACCCATTTCGCCCGGGTGTGACGCGCGCACAGATGGCTGCGTTCGTTCTGTTGCACACTTCACAGCCATCGGGGCCCAGCGAAGAAGTACTCCTCTGGTACAAGTACGACCCCAATGGGCACCTCGTTGGGGGAGCCGACCGATATCGTGGGTCGTTTGCCTTCGAGTACGACGCCACGGGGCGAATGTCGAAACTCGTCGACCGTCGCGGCTACGCATTCCATTACGCGTACGACAATCGAGGACGGTGCATCTACTCCGGCGCGGAGGACCAGGTTGAAGAGGTCCGGCTCCAGTACCTGGATGGCGCCACGGTCGTCTTTCTCGCCGACGGTGGTCAGTGGCTATACGAGCACCACGATGGCTATCTGGCCCGAATGGTGGATCCATACGGCGGCGAATATCGCCGTGAACTCGATGACGCTGGCAAACTTGCAGCGGAGACCGACGCGTCCGGCCGACGCTTCGAAATAGTCCGGGATGCAACAGGGAAAGCGATTGGTCGCGCCGATTCCGCCGGACACATCTGGCCGCTCGACAGCTGGCCAGGGCCCCCCGCGCACTACGTCGCGGCGACCGCTAGAGAATGGGAATACGGTTCGCTCCTGTCTGGCAACCACGGACTTCCCATCCGGCGACATCTCGAGCTTGATCTCTTGCCGGCGTTCATTATCGACGCCCTCACTCCCCCCGCGACCGGCAAATTCTCGGTGGACTTTGCCGAAAGGTGGCAAGAAACGACGGTCCACGATCCGCAAGGCCTTCGCCTCCGCGTCGAGAGAAGCAATGGCGAGCGCCGATCTTGGTCGTACGATGCATCGGCGAACCGAACGCGATTCACAGATTTCGATGGTTCCTCGTGGCGATGGACCTACGAGTCATGGAATCGTATCAAACAGATCATCAACCCATTGGGAGCAATCGTCGATGTAACGCACTCCCGACGATTGATGCCCCTCCGTGTCATCGACCCGAGTGGCTTCACGACAGAATACCGCTACGATTTGCGAAATCGCTTGTCAGGAGTGTTTCGCGACGGCGTTGTGCACGAGACGTACAGCTACGACGCCGCTGATGAGCTCGCGGAAAAGAGAGATCGCCACGGGCGGATCCTGTTGCGGTTCGAGCGGGAGGACGACGGACGACGCGTTACCATCGCTTTCGGTGATGGTGGCCGACACGAACTTGTCTACACCGCAGGACGACAGATTGCCTCCGCTTCGGCAACGCAGGCTGGGACGAGTGATACGTATGCATTCGAGTATAGCATTTGGGGTCAACGTGTGCGGGACGAGCGGAACTCTCGCGGCGTGCTCCGCGGATTCGATGGGGGAGAGCTCACCGAGATTCGCGTTCTCGATCGGTTCATTACCCGATACGAAAGAAAACATCGCAATAGGATTGACATCACGGACCCTACTGGGGCGACCCACTCGATTCAAACCTGTCAAGGAGGTGTGGTGCGTCGCCGCATGTCGAATGGAGTGACCGAGGTCACCCAATTTCATCCTGGTGGGGACTGCCTTGCGAAGTTTGTCTATACAAGTGCGCCACACACTTGGACGAGACTCTTTGAGCGCTCAGGCGAGGGTGATGTGCGTGCCATTCATGATAGCGCCCGCGGCACTCATCGTTATTCGTATGATGCGGCGCATAGGCTCATTGGAGAGACGCTGCCGAGTGGCGAGACCCGTACGTTCCGGTACTCGCTCAGCGATACGCTGATCGAAGCGCCCGGCCTAAAGGGGGCCACGGTCGGCCGCCAACGCCTCTCCGATGCGAATGGGAGCCGGTTCGAGTACGACCATCGCGACAACTTATCCGTTCGCCATACCTCTGCGGGGACCTTTCGCCTTACGCACAACGCGCGCGACCAACTCGTTTCCATCGAGGGCCCGGCCTTTAGGTGGTCTGCCCGGTACGACGTACTAGGGCGTCGAATTGAGACGGACTTCAATGGGACAATTACGACGTTCTACTGGGACGTTGACCGCCTTGCCGCGGAGGTGGAGTCGACAGGCCGCGTGCGTGTGTACGTGTATGCCGATGATTTGGCAATGGCGCCGGTTGCCTTCATCGACTACGAGCATATTGACGCCGATCCTCGGAGCGGCAGGCGATACTTCGTATTTGGGAATCACCTCGGCGCTCCCGAGATAGTTCACGACGACGCTGGCAATGTGGTCTGGCGGGCCCGGTACGAGGCGTATGGCGCGGCGCATGTGGAGATTGGTCAGAATTTTCATCAGCCGCTCCGATGGCCGGGTCACTATTTCGATATACCGACCGGACTTCATTACGTCCGGTTTCGCTACTATAGCCCGGAGCTTGGACATTTTCTGGAAACAGATCCGCAGGGACTTCGCGGCGGATTTAACCTTTACGGTTACGGTTCGGCGAATCCCGTGCGGCACGTCGACGTGCGTGGGCTATCAAACGCCTGCCCAGAGACATCCAAGCCGCAGGATCAAACAGAGGGCGGCCCCGATAAGCAAAGCGAGCACTTGCCGCGTCCTCTTGACGAACACGAGAAGGCGCTAAGCGAGCGCCTGAAGAAGATGTCCGACGGCGAGCTCCGGGACTATGTTAAGGAGCGCTCGAAGGCTCTGCGAGATGCCTATGATAAAGCTCATCCGAAGAAGGGAGAACAGTCGGACGACCCGCTGCAAGAAAAACGAATCTGCTTCTCGGTCGGTGTTACGGAAGATGCGCATGGAAATCGTCGCGTTATCGTCACCTCGAGCTCGAACCATCAGCAGGTCCCCAATAGCGTGAAGGACGCGATGCATCCCGGCGAGCGGGTGCGGGAAGCCCCTCCCAGGCTCGTAGAGGAGGGGCGCGGGCCAAATCCAAATCATCGGAAGGGTGGACCCAAGAGTCGACTGACGAATCCGGAGTCCAAACAGAAACTCGGAGAGTACGACAAAAATGGGAATCGTGAGGGAGACTATTCCAAGAAACTGCCGAACGACCCGAAAGGCGAAACAAGGCATCACGCCGAGCAGAGGATGGAGAACGGGGCGGACGAGAACAACGAGACGGTTCTAACTCAGCAGCCAACATTACCCTGTTGTAAGGGGACGGGATCCTGTACGGAAGCACTCGGAAACGCGGGGAAACTGGATAAGATTCCGGAACCAGTGAATAAGCTGTAA